AATTTTAatcagactttatttttattttctttgtcttcatttcaATTATTCATATCTCTGCAAATGCACCAGAGAGCAccaaagttatcttttaaaatgttggggatatttttttcttaccaatctattaatagttattttctcGCAAAAAAAGAGTTCTTCTGAAGATGGAGTTCAGCACCATACATTAGGCAAATGTCCCCGGCTTTCTGTGGGTGAGCATGGCCAACCCCTCTGGTTTGGTTCACAGCAGTTCTTTCAACAGCTTCTTTCTGAGACATGAACAAGAAAAAAGCaccatatattctttaaaatacttgCAAAATCTTCTGATCTCTTAgcatttgatattttgaaatgagAAGGATACCcttcaaaatgatttttgttattttaaattcagaatcTATTCATCTGGATGAATCTGTTTTACGCCCCCTAGTGGCCAGGAAGACACAAGTATCTCAGCACAATAAAGATCGTGTTTGTTAAACTCTAGAAAGGTCTGAGTGAGTAAAGCTTTGAGTGAGGTTTTGCCAAATAACAGAAGGCTCAATCTGGCTTCTCTGGGCTTAGGGCTACTTATCCCTATTGGGGGAACATTTGGCAAATGCAATCACTCTCTTCCCAGTCTTTAATCTGTAGATTGGATTGAATAGCACCACCCCATCCCCAAGTCCACCACCAGGAAAAAGAGTTATGCTACTATTATCTAATTATTCTCTCTTGTCCACtattccttttcaaaaaaatctaaaaccacTTGATATTACATAAGTTTAATTGCAAAGTATGTGAGGTGCTAATAcctatatatatatcacatatgtgGTATATGTAGCTAATCTCTCTATATAAATCTTCCATGTAAAATTCAGgcctaaataaacaaataaatgaatgaataaataaataaataaaatcatattagcAGTTTGGAATTTGTAATGTACTTAAATAATTATTGTAAGGCAGAGATTCTTACTTATCTACCAAAATAgccattcttcccttttctctccaatTAGCATAACCCCAATATTCAGGTGAGAATATAGCTATCTAGCCAAATGACTACATTTCCTAGCCTTTTTTTGCTCTTGAGGTCATGTGACTGAGGTCTAGCCAATGAATATCAGAAGGGTTGACTTCCTGGAAGTCTCCTTAAACAGGAAGGGTGTGCTCTTCTTTGCCCCTTCTTCTGTCTTGCCAGAAACATAGGTATGATGGCTAGAGATGTAGTTCAGCACTAGGATTGAAGCTAAAGGCAAGGAAGGTCACATACTATTAATGGCAGAGGAATAGAAGAAGGCAAGAGTATGAATGACTTCATAGGGTCCCCAGATGGTCTATCTCCAGGGTTCTTCTATGTAAGAAAGAAATACACTTCTATCTTGTTTAAACCACTGATGTTTTAGGGTTTTAATTATATACAGCTAAATCTAACTGTAAATGATACACACCAATCTTTAATTTCTGCTACACTGTGGCAGCCCAGCTTCCTACATGTTTCACTCCATCCCCTTGGTGGACTTGGTCACTCCTGAGCCTCTTATTTTCCCTGTCACATTAAGTCACACATTCCCCTGGGGTCCAGGCACCAGTAACATCTTCAAGCTCCTAAAATGATACACAGTGGAGCTCCTTGTCCCTGATAAATGGTCATTTTAGGGTAGAGAATTAAGAATAGTTTGTCCATTGGATGGACTGGTTTAGCACAAATTGCTATTCTGTTCCCTGCCCTCCTCGGGGAGCCATCGAAATGGCAGGACAGATCAGTATGGGCTAGGATTTTCCAGAAGAactgtggtggggagggggtacTTAAGGAAAGAATCTGGTGGAATTATAAGATGATATATAGGCTACTGGGGCCAGAGAAGGAAGTAAGTTGTTGGGAGATTAGACAATGGAGGTTTCTACTTCCTGGGTGGGGTCCTTGTTGGAAAGAGTGGCTGAGATATTGTCAGATTCAAGCAACTCCACAATGCTGTAAGGAGAACagtcctccagccccagcttGCTGCAAAGCCAGCCACAGAAGCCCTTCTCCATGTCCCGGGCAGCTTGCCACCATGCTCCCCAGGACCACGAGAGCTGGACCACAGCGGCATAgaggcccagggcagaggccaCAGCCATGATGAGCACTGGATAGAAGAGAATGAGGCAGGGGCAACATGAGATTTTGTGCCAGAAGGTCCTCTCCTCGTTGTACACAAGAAAGATGTTGTACCACGTGATAGTGCCATAGTAGAAAGAGACAACGAAAGAGAGGACGAAAACCACGGGAAGGCAGACCAGTGTCCAGAGGACCACATGGGGCCCACGGTCAGCTCCCACTTGGCAGGCCTCTCTTCCTTCTGATGTTGCTTCCCTTGACAACTCTTTAGGCCTGGTCAGTTCCTGCAGCTCCTTCTCTGTCAATGTGACGTGGATGTCCACCATCTGACCCTTTTTCTTTCCACGTGTGATGGTCCCAGTTAATGTCACATAGCGGCTGTCCAAAGGCATGTTCCACACACCTGTAGGGCACAAAGGAGGCGAGAGTCAAAATCAGAATTGCGGATCAGAAGTGCACCACAGCGTCGTCACCTGAGGCTGGGGATGAGGATGAGAGTGTCCTTTTTTATAGCATCGGACACAGCACTGGAGTCAGTACTTCAATGACGGACTGAAGGGGTCTCCCTCAGGAGGGCGACCACTGATATTGTTGCTCCCACGGTGAGCTCTCACTTCACATGTCAAATTAGGGTGCAGGGTAAGCTTGTTTTTCATGTTCTCTCTCCACATTTGGGCCTCAATCTTGGCACAATCTCTGTGACATGAAGGGGTGTGAGGAACTTTACTACAGATACCACTTTATAATCATCCTGTGTCTAGTTAACAAGTGTGTGAAAATGTCATTCATGACTATCAGTTACTGTGCGCAAAGACTGTATGTGTGTGCGTTAGACCAAGGGGcagcccaccctgcctcccttctcctGCCTAGCTCTACGCTTCTCTGAGTGGGGCCTCCTCACACACCCGTGGGCATCCCAGCCTCACATGCAGGCTCTGCACACATGCTACACACAtacacccccacacacataccacacacacaccacactctcCCACACACACCACTCTCCCCCACACACCGACACAcaccatatacatacacacacaacacagcaCGCACACTCTATACCCAAACAGCACACATAtgatacacaccacacacatataccacacacacacaccacacac
The nucleotide sequence above comes from Eulemur rufifrons isolate Redbay chromosome 1, OSU_ERuf_1, whole genome shotgun sequence. Encoded proteins:
- the TMEM169 gene encoding transmembrane protein 169; the protein is MEEPAPAEGQIQLPSPHQGSLRKAVAAALALDGESTMGRRKKKKKESRPESIIVYRSDNEKTDEEPEELEGGEQPKEEEGDDFLDYPVDDGVWNMPLDSRYVTLTGTITRGKKKGQMVDIHVTLTEKELQELTRPKELSREATSEGREACQVGADRGPHVVLWTLVCLPVVFVLSFVVSFYYGTITWYNIFLVYNEERTFWHKISCCPCLILFYPVLIMAVASALGLYAAVVQLSWSWGAWWQAARDMEKGFCGWLCSKLGLEDCSPYSIVELLESDNISATLSNKDPTQEVETSIV